A stretch of DNA from Bacillus sp. (in: firmicutes):
CGACACCGTCGAACAAATAGCGGCTGAAAAAGCAGGAATTATAAAAAGCGGAGTGCCAGTTGTTACAGCTGTAAACCAACTGGAAGCGCTTCACATCATTCGTGAAACGGCTAAGTCTCGGAAAGCTTCCATTTATGAATTAGGAAAACAGTTTCAAATCACGAAATCGAGCTCTGAATGGGATGGAGAACATTTTACGTTTGAATCGCTCTTCAAGACATTTCCATCCGTTGAACTCCGCATGCTAGGAAAACACCAACAACAAAATGCCGCTGTTGCCTTAATGACAGCATTGCTTTTACGTACGTACTATTCCTTTTTAATTGAAGAGGAACATTTTTATAACGGCCTAAAAAAGGCATTTTGGCCAGGTCGATTTGAAGTTATTCAACAAGAGCCTGCGATTATTTTAGATGGGGCTCACAATCCGGAAGGGATGAAAGCATTAAAAGAAACGGTGAACCAACGTTATAAAGGGAAAAATGTCACTGTTTTATGTGCGATATTGGAAGATAAAAAAATGTCGGACATGGTGAAGGAGTTAGATGAGTTCGCGACTGAACTTGTTTTTACGACGTTTGAATTGCGAAAGGTATGTGACCCTACTCGTTTACAAGAGGTATCTAAATGTGTAAATAAAAGAGTGGAATTGGATTGGAAAGAGTATGTTTCTAATAAAATATCTCAAATGACGTCAGATGATGTCCTAATCATTACCGGTTCCCTTTATTTCATCTCCCAATTAAAACCATATTTGTTACAGAGGGTAAAGATGTAAGATGACAAACATCTTTACCTTTGATAAAATATTCTAAAAAATGTGATGATAATTGGGGGAAGGGAGGGGATACGTTGGGCGTTAAACCGAAAGTTGCCAGCATTTTTTTGGTCATGTGGGTCATCCTGGTACCAGTAGGGATGTATATTACGTTTTTGTTATTCCCCCCGACGATTCATAACTGGTTAGATGCTGTATCGCTCTTTTTACTTTCAGCTACAGCAGCTATTTTTCCGATTATTATTAACGGAACCCCGATATTTCTTGCTCAATGGGTGACGTTGGCAGCTTTTTTGTCATACGGACTATTTTTTGAAATGGTGATGATGCAATTAACGGTGTTGTTGTTAATGTTCCGCTTACGAGTTGGAATAAATGAATTACACCGATACGCGATCAATTCCATTATGTTTTTCTTTTCTTCTCTATTAAGCGGTCTTCTCTTTTATGCGCTTGGTGGAGCAGAAGAATCGATATCGATAACGAAGCTATTTCTGTTAATCGTCTGTTATGGATTATCTTACTTTTTATTAAATCATTCCTTCTTAACGTTATTTTTTAGAGCTTTAGGGATTAAAAGAAGTTTAATAAGTGAAGATGTCCTTTGGGAAGCGTTAATTGTCACCATTATTGTCCCATTAGGTATGTCCCTTTATTATTTGTTTGAATCCATGGGATGGATAGCGACGTTACTTTTAGGTATTCCGATGTTAAGTGCTTCCTTAGTCCTAAAACTCTACAATTCAAGTGAAAAATTAAATGCATCATTGCAACAAGTAGTTGATATTGGGCATCAGTTAACTGAAAAATTGTTTGTTAACGAAGTTCTTGACATTTTTATTCAAAAAATTTCGCAAACTCTCCCTGTTGAATATGCATATATATTAGATGTAAATCAAAACGAACTTGTGGTGATTCGCCGCGTTGAAAAAGGTGAATTAAAGTCAAACGATATCCCTCCGATAAAACAAAATGAAGGTATTGTTGGACAAGTTTGGGCGACAAAAAAAGCGGTTAATTATTCTACACGTTTAGAATGGAAAGAGGTCGTTCAAGGATACATGCCTGAACATGTGGAAAGTGTGTTATCCGTTCCTATTATGCGAGCCAATAAAGTCGTTGGCGTCTTGCTTCTAGCCTCAACGAAAAAGCGAGCTTACAGTAAGTACCATCTTATGATTGCTGACATCTTGTGTTCTTATTTGGCGGTTGCCATTGAAAATGCTCGACATTATGAACATACAAAACGCGATAGTGAAATTTGTCCATTAACGAAAGCATATAACTATCGTTATCTTGAACGTCTACTAAATGATGAGTTTACGAAACTGAAATATCGGAAACGTTCTTCGTTGTCGTTAATCATTTTGGATATCGATCATTTTAAAGCTGTCAATGATACATATGGTCATGAAGCTGGAAATGAAATATTA
This window harbors:
- a CDS encoding bifunctional folylpolyglutamate synthase/dihydrofolate synthase, with amino-acid sequence MVHTYEEARQWVHSRLTLGIKPGLERMHWLMERLGHPERLLKVIHVGGTNGKGSTVTYIRSILEEADYQVGTFTSPYVERFNERISINGEPISDKELIQLVNVLIPLVEQLEQSELGGPSEFEVITAMALYYFAKVRPVDIVVMEVGLGGRLDSTNVVHPIVTVITTIGMDHVQLLGDTVEQIAAEKAGIIKSGVPVVTAVNQLEALHIIRETAKSRKASIYELGKQFQITKSSSEWDGEHFTFESLFKTFPSVELRMLGKHQQQNAAVALMTALLLRTYYSFLIEEEHFYNGLKKAFWPGRFEVIQQEPAIILDGAHNPEGMKALKETVNQRYKGKNVTVLCAILEDKKMSDMVKELDEFATELVFTTFELRKVCDPTRLQEVSKCVNKRVELDWKEYVSNKISQMTSDDVLIITGSLYFISQLKPYLLQRVKM
- a CDS encoding GGDEF domain-containing protein, which translates into the protein MWVILVPVGMYITFLLFPPTIHNWLDAVSLFLLSATAAIFPIIINGTPIFLAQWVTLAAFLSYGLFFEMVMMQLTVLLLMFRLRVGINELHRYAINSIMFFFSSLLSGLLFYALGGAEESISITKLFLLIVCYGLSYFLLNHSFLTLFFRALGIKRSLISEDVLWEALIVTIIVPLGMSLYYLFESMGWIATLLLGIPMLSASLVLKLYNSSEKLNASLQQVVDIGHQLTEKLFVNEVLDIFIQKISQTLPVEYAYILDVNQNELVVIRRVEKGELKSNDIPPIKQNEGIVGQVWATKKAVNYSTRLEWKEVVQGYMPEHVESVLSVPIMRANKVVGVLLLASTKKRAYSKYHLMIADILCSYLAVAIENARHYEHTKRDSEICPLTKAYNYRYLERLLNDEFTKLKYRKRSSLSLIILDIDHFKAVNDTYGHEAGNEILCTLAERLKNLIGDEGVVVRYGGEEFIIYLPEKEKEEALSLAEKVREHIANSPFVIYNNLSKERNRVIIRITASIGLATAPDDASDYLTLIRHADRAMYIGAKKAGRNKVATYVK